One genomic window of Gammaproteobacteria bacterium includes the following:
- a CDS encoding ribonucleoside-diphosphate reductase subunit alpha: MSSEQQKQANTSINYRVMRRNGKTTPFDKEKIKLAMSKSFLAVEGDSASASRRIHEVVDKLTEQVSYALMRSRPSGGTFHIEDIQDQVELSLMRAGEHKIARAYVIYREEHARKRAANEAEIQSSVPESEEIAPTEIITALQESQLSVLLSNGSRKALDVARLQTIITEACQNLAEVDQELILKEVRRNLYDGVTEKELSSALVMSASMLIEREPNYSQVAARLLMDHMRREALSFLSGHNSEATQSEMAERYPHYFAQYIKRAAELELLDEKLANEYDLERLGYALLPERDNQFTYLGLQTLYDRYFIHHYDTRIELPQAFFMRVAMGLAINEVDRETRAIEFYQLLSSFDFMSSTPTLFNSGTLRPQLSSCYLTTVPDDLYGIFDAIKDDAMLSKFAGGLGNDWTPVRAMGSHIKGTNGKSQGVVPFLKVANDTAVAVNQCFAPDTLLHTGDGIKKIKDVQAGDLVLGQRGHYREVQKRFAYNQTDAMVEIKVKHAISPLHVTSGHPLWALSGLPLGQTNQRSYRQLESGKVSPQWRDAGELKKGDFVAQVIPQEVTPVDGFDDDDARLYGLLLGDGHCSKNGLEWGISPNPNSDAHLDFIRNYLEARGLHYWQSGERENDLQIRWAQNCGLAREATSGQFVRGSASGFTFSREDLYDHHGKKRIARRYAHLPRSQTLSLIQGLIETDGNVSRGKEITFSNTSQALIEGLRYQLLRLGVPSAGQYRERQQNHQGQRADGSTIQFNGLCTSYDLRIPATQEIAERVNCQPLKKQNWLSWNGHIFSRVRSVTPLTAVPFVYDLKVEGDESYMTTSALAHNGGKRKGAMCAYLETWHLDIEDFLELRKNTGDERRRTHDMNSANWIPDLFMKRVSEEAQWTLFSPDDTPDLHDLYGSEFETRYCEYEAKAERGEIKLSKQIPALELWRKMLGMLFETGHPWITFKDPCNIRSPQQHVGVVHSSNLCTEITLNTSADEIAVCNLGSINLPAHIGDDGTLDTAKLQRTITTAMRMLDNVIDYNYYSVPKARRSNLRHRPVGMGLMGFQDALYKMRVPYGSNEAVSFADLSMETISYFAIQASSDLAAERGSYKSYQGSLWDQGILPIDSLQTLADSRGAYLQTDMSQSLDWDSLRQTVKKQGMRNSNTMAIAPTATISNICGVTQSIEPTYQNLFVKSNLSGEFTVINPHLVHDLKQLGSVGSGDGQ; encoded by the coding sequence ATGTCCAGCGAACAACAGAAACAAGCCAATACTTCGATCAATTACCGTGTTATGCGCCGTAATGGCAAAACCACCCCGTTTGACAAAGAAAAGATCAAACTGGCCATGAGCAAAAGTTTTCTGGCCGTTGAAGGCGACAGCGCCTCCGCCAGTCGTCGCATCCATGAAGTGGTCGATAAACTCACCGAACAGGTCAGTTACGCCCTCATGCGCAGCCGCCCCAGCGGCGGCACCTTTCATATCGAAGACATACAAGATCAAGTCGAGCTGTCACTGATGCGCGCTGGCGAACATAAAATTGCCCGCGCATACGTCATCTACCGTGAAGAACACGCCCGCAAACGCGCTGCCAACGAAGCTGAAATCCAGTCCAGCGTCCCAGAAAGTGAAGAGATCGCCCCTACGGAGATCATCACCGCTCTGCAAGAGAGCCAACTGTCTGTGCTGCTGAGCAACGGCAGCCGCAAAGCCCTTGATGTGGCGCGTCTGCAAACCATCATCACCGAAGCCTGCCAGAACTTAGCAGAGGTCGATCAAGAATTGATCCTCAAAGAAGTCCGCCGCAACCTCTACGACGGCGTGACGGAAAAAGAGCTCAGCAGCGCCCTGGTGATGAGCGCCAGTATGTTGATCGAACGGGAGCCCAACTACAGCCAAGTGGCGGCACGTCTGTTGATGGATCACATGCGCCGCGAAGCCCTCAGCTTCCTCAGCGGCCACAACAGCGAAGCCACCCAGAGCGAAATGGCCGAACGTTATCCGCACTACTTCGCCCAATACATCAAACGCGCCGCTGAGCTGGAACTGCTAGACGAAAAACTGGCCAACGAATACGACCTAGAACGGCTCGGTTACGCCCTGCTGCCCGAACGGGACAACCAGTTCACCTATCTCGGTCTACAAACCCTCTATGACCGCTACTTTATCCACCACTACGACACCCGCATTGAACTGCCACAAGCCTTCTTTATGCGCGTCGCAATGGGACTGGCGATCAACGAAGTGGACAGAGAAACCCGCGCCATCGAGTTCTACCAACTGCTCTCCAGCTTCGACTTTATGAGCAGCACCCCAACCCTGTTTAACTCCGGCACCTTGCGTCCGCAGCTCAGCTCCTGTTATCTGACCACCGTGCCCGATGACCTTTACGGTATTTTTGATGCGATCAAAGACGATGCCATGCTCTCCAAATTTGCCGGAGGTCTGGGCAATGACTGGACCCCAGTACGGGCGATGGGCTCGCACATCAAAGGCACCAACGGCAAATCCCAAGGGGTGGTGCCGTTTCTGAAAGTGGCCAACGATACGGCGGTGGCCGTGAACCAATGTTTTGCCCCCGACACCCTGCTGCACACCGGCGATGGCATCAAAAAAATCAAAGACGTGCAGGCCGGTGATCTGGTCTTAGGCCAACGAGGTCACTACCGCGAAGTGCAAAAACGCTTCGCCTACAACCAGACCGATGCGATGGTGGAAATCAAGGTCAAACACGCCATCTCACCGCTTCACGTCACCAGCGGCCATCCCCTTTGGGCGTTGAGTGGCCTTCCTCTGGGGCAAACCAACCAACGCAGTTACCGCCAACTGGAGAGCGGCAAAGTCAGCCCACAGTGGCGTGATGCCGGTGAACTGAAAAAAGGCGACTTTGTTGCCCAAGTGATCCCCCAAGAAGTCACACCGGTTGACGGCTTTGACGACGACGACGCTCGCCTCTACGGCCTGCTGCTCGGCGACGGCCATTGCAGCAAAAACGGCCTTGAGTGGGGCATCTCCCCCAACCCCAACAGCGATGCCCATCTGGATTTTATCCGCAATTATCTGGAGGCTCGCGGCTTGCACTATTGGCAGAGCGGCGAGAGAGAAAATGATCTGCAAATTCGCTGGGCGCAAAACTGCGGTCTCGCCCGTGAAGCCACCAGCGGTCAATTTGTCCGTGGCAGCGCCAGCGGTTTTACTTTCAGCCGCGAAGACCTCTACGACCACCACGGCAAAAAACGCATTGCCCGCCGTTACGCTCACCTGCCCCGCTCACAAACCCTGTCTCTGATTCAAGGTTTGATCGAAACCGACGGCAACGTCAGTCGCGGCAAAGAGATCACCTTCAGCAACACCTCTCAAGCCCTGATTGAAGGTTTGCGTTATCAACTGCTGCGTTTGGGTGTGCCCTCTGCCGGTCAGTACCGCGAACGGCAACAGAACCATCAAGGCCAACGTGCCGATGGCAGCACCATTCAGTTCAACGGCCTGTGTACATCCTACGATCTGCGCATTCCAGCCACTCAAGAGATTGCCGAGCGGGTCAACTGCCAACCCCTCAAAAAGCAGAACTGGCTGAGCTGGAACGGCCACATTTTCAGTCGGGTACGCTCCGTCACCCCCCTCACCGCTGTGCCGTTTGTCTACGATCTAAAGGTCGAGGGCGATGAGTCGTACATGACCACCAGCGCGCTGGCGCACAACGGTGGCAAACGCAAGGGAGCCATGTGCGCCTATCTGGAAACCTGGCATTTGGACATCGAGGACTTTTTAGAGCTGCGCAAAAACACCGGTGACGAGCGTCGTCGCACCCACGACATGAACAGCGCCAACTGGATTCCCGACCTGTTTATGAAGCGCGTCTCCGAAGAAGCACAGTGGACGCTGTTCTCGCCCGACGACACTCCTGATCTGCACGATCTCTACGGCAGCGAATTTGAAACCCGTTATTGCGAATACGAAGCCAAAGCGGAACGCGGTGAGATCAAGCTGAGCAAACAAATACCGGCATTGGAACTGTGGCGCAAAATGCTCGGTATGCTGTTTGAAACAGGCCATCCGTGGATCACCTTTAAAGATCCGTGCAACATTCGCTCACCGCAGCAGCATGTGGGCGTGGTTCACAGCAGTAATTTATGTACAGAGATAACTTTGAACACCTCTGCCGACGAGATTGCGGTCTGCAACTTGGGTTCGATCAACCTGCCTGCGCACATCGGTGACGACGGCACGCTGGACACCGCCAAATTGCAGCGCACCATCACCACCGCCATGCGGATGCTCGATAACGTCATCGACTACAACTACTACAGCGTCCCCAAAGCACGGCGTTCTAATCTGCGTCATCGCCCCGTAGGCATGGGTTTGATGGGCTTCCAAGACGCGCTCTATAAAATGCGTGTGCCCTACGGCAGCAACGAAGCGGTCAGCTTTGCCGATCTGAGCATGGAGACCATCAGCTATTTTGCCATCCAAGCTTCCAGTGATCTGGCCGCCGAACGGGGCAGCTACAAAAGCTACCAAGGCTCTCTCTGGGATCAGGGCATTCTGCCCATCGACTCTTTGCAAACCTTGGCCGACAGTCGCGGTGCCTATTTGCAGACCGACATGAGCCAGAGCCTAGATTGGGACAGCCTGCGCCAGACGGTAAAAAAACAGGGGATGCGCAACTCCAATACGATGGCCATTGCACCCACCGCCACCATCTCCAATATCTGTGGGGTGACCCAATCCATCGAGCCGACCTATCAGAACCTGTTTGTGAAATCGAACCTCTCCGGCGAGTTCACCGTCATCAACCCGCACTTGGTTCACGACCTGAAACAGTTGGGGTCTGTGGGATCAGGTGATGGTCAATGA
- a CDS encoding ROK family protein: MRIGIDLGGTKIEAVLMQEDGLIVQRQRVPTPKGDYSATLQAVVDLVRMFEAQVGCSCSVGMGTPGAISPATGLHKNSSNVGLNGKRFQQDIERRLERSVPMANDANCFALSEATDGAGAGANVVFGVIVGTGCGGGVVVHGRVLHGSNAIAGEWGHNPLPWPREEELPGASCYCGQEGCIETWISGTGLARDHLAVTSMALSGEQIVAQASAGDVVCEATLRRYEDRMARSLAQIINVLDPEVIVLGGGLSKVSRLYDNVPKLWGKYVFSDQVNTRLLPPVHGDSSGVRGAAWLV; the protein is encoded by the coding sequence ATGCGAATTGGGATTGATTTGGGTGGTACCAAGATTGAAGCGGTGCTGATGCAAGAGGACGGTCTGATTGTGCAGCGCCAACGGGTGCCAACCCCTAAAGGCGATTACTCCGCTACGTTGCAAGCGGTGGTGGATCTGGTGCGGATGTTTGAGGCACAAGTGGGGTGTTCGTGCAGTGTGGGTATGGGTACTCCGGGGGCGATCTCGCCCGCCACGGGGCTGCATAAAAACTCCAGCAATGTGGGTTTGAATGGCAAACGGTTTCAGCAGGACATTGAGCGACGGCTTGAGCGTTCGGTGCCGATGGCCAACGATGCCAACTGTTTTGCTTTGTCGGAGGCCACCGACGGTGCAGGGGCTGGGGCGAATGTGGTGTTTGGGGTGATTGTCGGTACCGGTTGCGGTGGTGGCGTAGTGGTTCATGGGCGTGTGTTGCACGGCTCCAATGCCATTGCCGGTGAGTGGGGGCATAACCCGCTGCCGTGGCCGAGGGAAGAGGAGCTGCCTGGAGCGAGTTGTTATTGCGGCCAAGAGGGCTGCATTGAGACGTGGATCTCCGGTACCGGTTTGGCGCGGGATCATTTGGCGGTTACTTCGATGGCTTTGTCCGGTGAACAGATTGTGGCGCAGGCGAGCGCGGGAGATGTGGTCTGTGAGGCAACCCTGCGGCGTTATGAGGATCGCATGGCGCGTTCCTTGGCGCAGATCATCAATGTGCTGGATCCTGAGGTGATTGTATTGGGGGGAGGACTCTCTAAAGTGAGCCGTTTGTATGACAACGTGCCCAAGCTTTGGGGTAAGTATGTGTTTTCTGATCAGGTGAACACCCGTTTGTTGCCGCCTGTGCATGGCGACAGCAGTGGGGTTCGGGGTGCGGCGTGGTTGGTTTAG
- a CDS encoding type II toxin-antitoxin system VapC family toxin translates to MIGIDTNVLVRVLIDDHKAKKQCEQARSLLLKHEKTLITDTVLIETIWVIQRAYSIKKPQIISTIERLLLQSTLVFDDKNTLENALETYRSHAFEFSDALILTKNQEKQCSLYTFDKKLSKHASATHLNQTE, encoded by the coding sequence ATGATCGGCATTGACACCAACGTCTTAGTTCGCGTATTGATTGACGATCACAAAGCAAAAAAACAGTGTGAACAAGCTCGGTCACTGTTGTTAAAGCATGAAAAAACCCTCATCACCGACACCGTGTTGATCGAGACAATTTGGGTCATACAGCGTGCTTACAGTATTAAAAAACCTCAAATCATCTCAACCATAGAGCGTTTGTTGTTACAAAGCACCCTCGTATTCGATGATAAAAATACGCTTGAAAACGCTTTAGAGACGTATCGAAGCCATGCTTTTGAGTTTTCCGACGCACTGATTTTAACTAAAAATCAAGAAAAACAATGCAGCCTCTACACCTTTGATAAAAAACTATCGAAACACGCATCAGCGACTCACTTAAACCAAACCGAATAA
- a CDS encoding AbrB/MazE/SpoVT family DNA-binding domain-containing protein has product MQTSNLTSKGQVTLPASIRKQLNLKTGDRIVFTLQDNKIIAEPLCNDISSLFGIIKSDKAVSLNEIEEAIAQVMLK; this is encoded by the coding sequence ATGCAGACATCCAACCTAACCAGCAAAGGGCAAGTAACCCTACCAGCCTCCATTCGTAAGCAATTAAATTTAAAAACAGGGGATCGCATCGTCTTTACCTTGCAAGACAATAAAATCATTGCCGAACCGCTGTGCAACGACATCAGCAGCCTATTTGGCATCATTAAGAGCGATAAAGCGGTCTCTTTGAATGAAATTGAAGAAGCCATCGCACAGGTAATGCTCAAATGA
- the cas3 gene encoding CRISPR-associated helicase Cas3': protein MEDYYRYWGKAGRQKEGQSLDYHLLPYHCLDVAAVGEVLLNQQPRLRRLLARLCGLDEVVFQQWMIFFLVLHDLGKFTDSFQQLRTDVQKKLQGREGAEASMRHDSLGFLLWSAELGVRAHLQESWGLPAKRRRAAKEDGLDHWVRAVTGHHGQPPKEDFGGLRNYTGEDDLPAVKQFVGAIIELLLPDKPVLPDAKKIKTAAWWLSGFTVLCDWLGSNAEVFCYKTDLVPLMDYWRNTALPRADNVVQLAELTPSHCDTELNLTRLFGAYMDSPTPLQQQAVECEIGSEPQLFILEDVTGSGKTEAALILSQRLMAANLANGLYFALPTMATSNAMYDRLGAVYRKLYQAEGAKPSLVLSHGARQLSEAFRSSYLPTFAASSARYGDDTVPADLHCSAWLADSRKKSLLAQVGVGTIDQALLAILPARHQSLRLLGLLDKVLLVDEVHACDSYMHRLLCHLLTVHAQAGGSAILLSATLPFKQREELLTAYAKGRDGDPVQLQQQGLNDYPLLSHWSRAGLSEQVVESRPSVSRFVTVDFVHQSESVVSLLQSVVEKGQCACWIRNTVKDALKSFSELKEAHPEWNIVLFHARFSLSDRLRIEQEVVKRFGKQGDAAGRRGAVLIATQVVEQSLDLDFDVLVTDLAPVDLLIQRAGRLQRHSRDLQGRLVETEDQRGGAVLTVYSPEVTADPNADWFRDFFPRAQKVYEDHAQLWLTARLLQQRGGFDMPEDARLLIEGVYGVEAEDQLPESLLSNCFQAQGVAKGRSSVAKENALNIELGYCFDSSFNWWEEAVTPTRLADEESMTTYLARWEGGCLHAWAADQAAFQWDYSAVQLRTSLLVETFLPKEVTESQYEAIQQQLPAQGKWSLLMVLEQQGDIWVGCGKNAKGETVRLLCDRGQGVRVE, encoded by the coding sequence GTGGAAGATTATTATCGTTATTGGGGCAAGGCGGGGCGACAAAAAGAGGGGCAATCATTGGATTACCACCTGTTGCCTTATCACTGTCTGGATGTGGCTGCGGTGGGTGAGGTGCTACTAAACCAGCAGCCTCGTTTGCGTAGGTTGTTGGCACGTTTGTGTGGTTTGGATGAAGTGGTGTTTCAGCAGTGGATGATCTTTTTTTTGGTGTTGCACGATCTGGGAAAATTTACCGATAGTTTTCAGCAGCTTCGAACGGATGTGCAAAAAAAATTACAGGGGCGAGAAGGCGCGGAAGCCTCTATGCGTCACGACAGCTTGGGGTTTTTATTGTGGAGTGCAGAGCTGGGTGTGAGGGCGCACTTGCAAGAGAGCTGGGGGCTGCCTGCTAAGCGGCGTAGAGCAGCCAAAGAAGATGGCTTGGATCATTGGGTGAGAGCGGTGACGGGTCATCATGGCCAGCCACCTAAAGAGGATTTTGGTGGCTTAAGAAATTATACGGGCGAGGATGATTTGCCTGCGGTGAAACAATTTGTTGGGGCGATAATTGAATTATTATTGCCTGATAAACCTGTATTACCTGATGCGAAAAAAATTAAAACAGCGGCGTGGTGGTTGAGTGGTTTTACCGTTCTGTGTGATTGGCTAGGGTCGAATGCAGAGGTTTTTTGCTATAAAACAGACCTTGTTCCTTTGATGGATTATTGGCGAAATACGGCGTTACCACGGGCTGATAACGTCGTTCAGTTGGCGGAATTAACTCCGTCACATTGCGATACTGAATTAAATTTAACGCGTTTGTTCGGTGCGTATATGGATTCACCTACTCCGTTGCAGCAGCAAGCGGTTGAGTGTGAGATAGGATCAGAGCCTCAGCTGTTTATTTTGGAAGATGTAACTGGCAGTGGTAAAACGGAAGCGGCCTTGATTTTATCACAGCGTTTGATGGCGGCAAATTTGGCCAATGGACTCTATTTTGCCCTGCCGACAATGGCCACATCTAATGCCATGTACGACCGCTTGGGTGCGGTGTATCGAAAATTGTATCAAGCAGAAGGAGCGAAACCTTCTTTGGTTTTGTCACATGGGGCGCGGCAGCTATCGGAGGCGTTTCGCAGCAGTTATTTACCGACCTTTGCAGCGTCATCAGCACGTTACGGTGATGACACTGTACCGGCAGATCTGCATTGCAGCGCGTGGTTGGCAGACAGTCGTAAAAAATCCCTGTTGGCTCAGGTGGGCGTTGGCACCATTGACCAAGCGTTATTGGCGATTTTACCGGCTCGGCATCAATCTCTGCGCTTGTTGGGTTTGTTGGATAAGGTGCTGTTGGTGGATGAGGTTCATGCGTGTGACAGTTACATGCACCGTCTTTTATGCCATCTATTGACGGTACATGCACAAGCGGGAGGATCGGCTATTTTACTTTCGGCTACTTTGCCTTTTAAACAGCGTGAAGAGTTGCTGACCGCCTATGCAAAAGGCCGTGATGGTGATCCTGTTCAGTTGCAACAACAAGGTTTGAATGATTACCCCCTCTTGAGTCACTGGAGCCGCGCAGGGTTGAGTGAGCAGGTCGTTGAGAGTCGCCCCAGTGTCAGTCGTTTTGTGACGGTTGATTTTGTCCATCAAAGTGAGTCTGTGGTTTCTCTGTTGCAGTCAGTGGTTGAAAAAGGTCAATGCGCGTGTTGGATACGCAACACCGTTAAGGATGCGCTGAAGAGTTTTTCTGAATTGAAAGAGGCGCATCCAGAATGGAATATTGTGCTGTTTCATGCTCGTTTTAGTTTGTCGGATCGTTTGAGAATTGAGCAAGAGGTGGTGAAGCGGTTTGGTAAACAGGGGGATGCTGCTGGGCGGCGTGGTGCTGTTTTGATTGCGACACAGGTGGTGGAGCAGTCATTGGATCTGGATTTTGATGTTCTGGTTACAGATTTGGCTCCGGTGGATCTATTAATTCAGAGGGCGGGGCGTTTGCAGCGTCACAGCCGTGATCTTCAAGGGCGGTTGGTTGAGACAGAAGATCAGCGTGGAGGGGCGGTGTTGACGGTGTACAGTCCTGAAGTGACGGCTGATCCCAATGCGGATTGGTTTCGTGATTTTTTCCCAAGGGCGCAAAAGGTCTATGAAGATCATGCTCAGCTTTGGCTCACTGCGCGTTTATTGCAGCAACGTGGTGGGTTTGATATGCCGGAAGATGCACGTTTGTTGATTGAGGGCGTTTACGGCGTTGAGGCGGAGGATCAATTGCCTGAGAGTTTATTGAGCAATTGTTTTCAAGCGCAGGGTGTCGCAAAAGGGCGCAGCAGTGTGGCAAAAGAAAATGCTCTGAACATTGAGTTAGGCTATTGTTTTGATAGTAGTTTTAATTGGTGGGAGGAGGCGGTTACGCCAACTCGTTTGGCGGATGAGGAAAGTATGACGACCTATTTAGCGCGCTGGGAGGGGGGCTGTTTACACGCGTGGGCGGCAGATCAGGCGGCGTTTCAGTGGGATTACAGTGCGGTTCAGTTGCGTACATCTCTGCTGGTGGAGACCTTTTTGCCAAAAGAAGTCACCGAATCTCAATATGAAGCGATACAGCAACAGTTACCGGCTCAGGGTAAGTGGAGCTTGCTTATGGTGCTGGAACAGCAGGGTGATATCTGGGTCGGATGTGGCAAAAATGCCAAGGGAGAAACGGTGCGTTTATTGTGTGACAGGGGGCAAGGGGTGCGTGTCGAATAA
- the casB gene encoding type I-E CRISPR-associated protein Cse2/CasB encodes MKIEFSAESELGQAMHAWWLSLESDNGGRAELRRAKTLTTVIVSPCFQRLYGQVRPLLSSARGDWPSRLAMIAVVLAHVKQADNKEIAMQLASPKAGGSNARLSNLRFRRLLQRSRDDVWLALVRVLPMLDRKANIFDLANSLFYWGDKVKQRWAYAYFAKASVK; translated from the coding sequence ATGAAAATTGAATTTTCCGCTGAAAGTGAATTAGGTCAGGCGATGCACGCATGGTGGTTGTCGCTGGAGTCGGATAACGGTGGACGGGCGGAATTGCGGCGGGCGAAGACGTTGACGACGGTAATTGTCTCTCCCTGTTTTCAACGACTTTATGGGCAAGTTAGACCCTTATTGAGCTCCGCTCGGGGGGATTGGCCGAGTCGTCTGGCCATGATTGCGGTGGTCTTGGCGCATGTGAAGCAGGCCGATAATAAGGAGATTGCGATGCAGTTGGCCAGCCCTAAAGCGGGGGGGAGCAACGCTCGTTTGAGTAATTTACGCTTTCGTCGTCTGCTGCAACGCAGCCGTGATGATGTGTGGTTGGCGCTGGTGCGGGTGTTGCCGATGTTGGATCGAAAAGCCAATATTTTTGATTTGGCTAACAGTCTTTTTTATTGGGGAGATAAAGTAAAGCAGCGATGGGCGTACGCTTATTTTGCTAAAGCGTCTGTCAAATAA
- the cas7e gene encoding type I-E CRISPR-associated protein Cas7/Cse4/CasC — protein MSRFIQLHLLTSYPPANLNRDDLGRPKTAVMGGAPRLRVSSQSLKRAWRTSDLFQEAMNGHVGTRTKSMGGEIFNRFIEAEVKEKQAFEWAKSIAEPFGKLKVDKDLAKKLKESNASDEERLKLYRENVQIEQLMHFSVEERAAIDDLVAVVIERQEAPTEDELKLLRKDHTAVDIALFGRMLASSPSFNTEAAAQVAHAISVHKVMVEDDFFTAVDDLNSGNEDMGAGHMGETEFAAGLFYLYLCIDYSLLVDNLGGDETLAKNALAALIESAATVAPTGKQNSFASRARASYLLCEAGNQQPRSLSVAFLKPVWGADLLGDSIKALESCYENMDRAYGACADRRVAVNVVQGEGTLAELIACATE, from the coding sequence ATGAGCCGTTTTATTCAGTTGCATCTTTTAACCTCTTATCCACCTGCGAATTTAAACCGTGATGATTTGGGTCGGCCAAAAACCGCAGTGATGGGCGGAGCGCCGCGTTTACGGGTCTCTTCACAGAGTTTGAAGCGCGCATGGCGAACCTCAGATCTGTTTCAAGAGGCGATGAATGGCCATGTGGGAACACGCACCAAGTCAATGGGGGGTGAGATTTTTAACCGCTTTATTGAGGCTGAGGTAAAAGAGAAGCAGGCGTTTGAGTGGGCAAAATCAATTGCTGAGCCGTTTGGTAAATTAAAAGTGGATAAGGATCTGGCGAAAAAATTAAAAGAATCGAATGCATCCGATGAGGAGCGTTTGAAGCTCTATCGAGAAAATGTGCAGATTGAGCAGTTAATGCACTTCAGTGTTGAGGAGCGAGCGGCCATTGATGATCTGGTGGCGGTGGTGATTGAGCGTCAAGAGGCTCCCACAGAAGACGAATTGAAACTGTTGCGTAAGGATCATACGGCGGTGGATATTGCGCTGTTTGGGCGCATGTTGGCTTCCTCTCCGAGCTTTAATACCGAAGCAGCGGCACAAGTTGCTCACGCCATTTCGGTGCATAAAGTTATGGTGGAGGATGATTTTTTTACCGCAGTGGATGATCTGAACAGCGGTAATGAAGATATGGGTGCGGGTCACATGGGGGAGACGGAGTTTGCCGCTGGTCTGTTTTATCTCTACCTCTGTATTGATTACAGTTTGCTGGTGGATAATTTAGGCGGCGATGAGACGTTGGCCAAGAATGCTCTGGCGGCGTTGATTGAGTCGGCGGCAACGGTGGCTCCGACGGGAAAACAGAACAGTTTTGCTTCTCGGGCGCGGGCTTCGTATCTGTTGTGTGAGGCGGGGAATCAGCAACCGCGTTCGCTGTCGGTGGCGTTTTTAAAACCGGTCTGGGGTGCGGATCTGTTGGGCGATTCAATCAAGGCCTTGGAGAGCTGTTATGAAAATATGGATCGGGCTTATGGGGCGTGTGCGGATCGTCGAGTGGCGGTGAATGTGGTGCAGGGTGAGGGGACGTTGGCTGAGTTGATCGCGTGTGCCACGGAGTAA
- the cas5e gene encoding type I-E CRISPR-associated protein Cas5/CasD: MMRSYLLVRLYGAMASWGEHAVGGPRLSAGRPTKSAVVGLLAAALGVHRAEEKALLALQRGYGFAVRVEAAGELLRDYHTTQVPSAQEKVVYATRREELQKTEKKKINTILSQRDYHLDACYSVAFWSRESAPYDLSVLQEALCEPKFALYLGRKSCPFGLPIEAQVVSSESLKAAFDGVEWRGDAFLKALPRGKVSHYWEDLNPQQAGMSADLQLIRGDELVSRKRWQFSNRQEFQHLGGEE, from the coding sequence ATGATGAGATCGTATCTGTTGGTTCGATTGTATGGGGCGATGGCCTCGTGGGGTGAACATGCCGTTGGTGGACCGCGCTTATCGGCAGGCCGTCCGACGAAATCAGCGGTGGTGGGTTTGTTGGCCGCTGCTTTGGGGGTGCATCGTGCAGAAGAAAAAGCGTTGTTGGCGTTGCAGCGGGGGTACGGTTTTGCCGTGAGAGTGGAAGCCGCTGGGGAGTTGTTGCGGGATTATCACACCACACAAGTGCCGTCGGCGCAGGAAAAGGTGGTTTACGCCACTCGTCGTGAGGAGTTGCAGAAGACTGAGAAGAAGAAAATCAATACGATTTTGTCACAACGGGATTATCATCTTGATGCGTGTTACAGCGTTGCTTTTTGGTCTCGTGAGTCAGCGCCATACGATTTGAGTGTGTTGCAAGAGGCGCTGTGCGAGCCGAAATTTGCGCTCTATTTGGGGCGTAAATCCTGTCCTTTTGGCTTGCCGATAGAGGCTCAGGTGGTGAGTTCGGAGAGTTTAAAAGCCGCTTTCGATGGTGTTGAGTGGCGAGGGGATGCCTTTCTTAAGGCGTTGCCTCGGGGCAAGGTGTCTCATTATTGGGAGGATCTGAATCCGCAACAGGCGGGCATGTCGGCGGATCTGCAATTGATTCGTGGTGATGAATTGGTCAGCCGTAAGCGGTGGCAGTTTTCTAATCGTCAGGAGTTTCAGCATTTGGGAGGAGAAGAGTGA